In Gemmatimonadaceae bacterium, the following are encoded in one genomic region:
- a CDS encoding 2-oxoacid:ferredoxin oxidoreductase subunit beta, with product MTSIAKPPVRHPSSRTNGRGLALRDYEGAMSTLCAGCGHDSVTAALVQAAWELELEPHRVGKMSGIGCSSKTTAYFMKQSHGFNSVHGRMPSVTSGAAAANRSLTYIGISGDGDSLSIGFGQLSHAIRRNVDMLYVIENNGVYGLTKGQFSASADIGSLSKKGEANEQAPIDPVLLALTLGATFVARSFSGDKKQLVPILKAGLAHNGLALVDVISPCVSFNDHEGSTKSYSFTRDHEVEVVQTDFVPLQREITVPETDAHVRVVQMHDGSKVRLRATQADYDPTNRESAYAYVRDCQLRHELATGLLFVDEGGRSMHEMLRTVEKPLIDVPYEELCPGSAALDALMRRFR from the coding sequence ATGACCTCGATCGCAAAGCCGCCGGTACGGCACCCGAGCTCGCGCACCAACGGCCGCGGGCTGGCGCTCCGTGACTACGAGGGCGCGATGTCCACGCTCTGCGCCGGCTGCGGGCATGACTCCGTGACCGCCGCGCTGGTGCAGGCGGCGTGGGAGCTGGAGCTGGAGCCGCATCGCGTGGGCAAGATGAGCGGCATCGGCTGCTCGTCGAAGACCACCGCCTACTTCATGAAGCAGTCGCACGGCTTCAACTCGGTGCACGGGCGCATGCCGAGCGTGACGTCGGGGGCGGCGGCGGCGAACCGCTCGCTCACGTACATCGGCATCTCCGGCGACGGCGACTCGCTCTCGATCGGCTTCGGGCAGCTCTCGCACGCCATCCGCCGCAACGTGGACATGCTCTACGTGATCGAGAACAACGGCGTCTACGGCCTGACGAAGGGCCAGTTCTCGGCCTCGGCCGACATCGGCTCGCTGTCGAAGAAGGGCGAGGCGAACGAGCAGGCGCCGATCGACCCGGTGCTGCTGGCGCTGACCCTCGGCGCGACCTTCGTGGCGCGCTCCTTCTCGGGCGACAAGAAGCAGCTCGTGCCGATCCTCAAGGCCGGACTCGCACACAACGGGCTGGCACTGGTGGACGTGATCTCGCCCTGCGTGTCGTTCAACGACCACGAGGGCAGCACCAAGAGCTACTCCTTCACCCGCGACCATGAGGTGGAGGTCGTGCAGACCGACTTCGTGCCGCTGCAGCGCGAGATCACGGTGCCGGAGACCGATGCCCACGTGCGGGTGGTGCAGATGCACGACGGATCGAAGGTCCGGCTGCGCGCGACGCAGGCGGACTACGATCCCACCAACCGTGAGTCGGCCTATGCCTACGTGCGCGACTGCCAGCTGCGCCACGAGCTCGCCACCGGGCTGCTGTTCGTGGACGAGGGCGGGCGCAGCATGCACGAGATGCTGCGCACGGTGGAGAAGCCGCTGATCGACGTGCCGTACGAGGAACTGTGCCCGGGCAGCGCGGCGCTCGACGCCCTCATGCGACGCTTCCGGTAA
- a CDS encoding formate dehydrogenase, translating to MLFLPADTGAVSVGADDVAAAIEACSISQALDVRIVRTGSRGAYWLEPLLEVATPAGRIGFANLSAGDVPALFAAGVPTGAHPSCLGLVDALPWLRQQQRLTFARAGIIDPLSLSDYRDTGGLAGLERARALAPQAIIHEVVASGLRGRGGAAFPAGLKWQTVHDTPAAVRYVVCNADEGDSGTFADRLLIEADPMQLIEGMAIAARAVGAAQGFIYLRSEYPLAARTLDRALHVAREAGVLGDGFDIAVRLGGGAYICGEETALLESLEGRRGVVRAKPPLPAREGLFGQPTVINNVLTFAAVTEVLARGGAAYAGHGVDRSRGTMPFQLAGNVTRGGLVEVPFGITVRALVEGFGGGCASGRPMKAVQVGGPLGAYLPESQWDAPLAYESMAAIGAMLGHGGVVVFDDTADMGEQAQFAMEFCAHESCGKCTPCRIGSTRGAEVIGRLRRGESVAASRALLDDLCETMELGSLCALGGLTPMPVRSVLRYFGHELVPAMPAPLGEEVPA from the coding sequence GTGCTGTTCCTGCCGGCCGACACCGGTGCCGTCTCGGTCGGTGCCGACGACGTCGCGGCGGCAATCGAGGCGTGCAGCATCTCGCAGGCGCTCGATGTGCGGATCGTGCGCACCGGCTCCCGCGGGGCGTACTGGCTCGAGCCACTGCTCGAGGTGGCGACGCCGGCGGGGCGCATCGGGTTCGCGAACCTGTCCGCCGGCGACGTCCCCGCACTCTTCGCGGCCGGCGTGCCGACCGGCGCTCACCCCTCGTGCCTCGGCCTGGTGGACGCGCTGCCATGGCTGCGGCAGCAGCAGCGCCTGACCTTCGCCAGGGCCGGCATCATCGACCCGCTCTCGCTCAGCGACTACCGCGACACCGGCGGGTTGGCCGGCCTGGAACGCGCGCGCGCGCTCGCGCCGCAGGCCATCATCCACGAGGTGGTCGCGTCGGGGCTGCGCGGCCGTGGCGGTGCGGCGTTTCCCGCGGGGCTCAAGTGGCAGACCGTGCACGACACGCCCGCGGCGGTGCGTTACGTCGTCTGCAATGCAGACGAGGGGGACTCGGGCACGTTCGCGGACCGGCTCCTCATCGAGGCGGATCCGATGCAGCTCATCGAGGGGATGGCCATCGCGGCACGCGCCGTCGGCGCCGCGCAGGGGTTCATCTACCTCCGCTCGGAGTATCCGCTGGCGGCGCGCACCCTCGACCGCGCACTCCACGTGGCGCGCGAGGCAGGCGTGCTCGGCGACGGCTTCGACATCGCGGTGCGGCTCGGTGGGGGCGCCTACATCTGCGGCGAGGAGACGGCGCTCCTGGAGAGCCTGGAGGGCCGGCGCGGCGTGGTGCGCGCGAAGCCGCCGCTGCCGGCCCGGGAGGGACTGTTCGGCCAGCCGACGGTGATCAACAACGTGCTCACGTTCGCTGCCGTGACGGAGGTGCTGGCGCGCGGCGGCGCGGCGTATGCGGGCCACGGTGTGGACCGGTCACGGGGGACGATGCCCTTCCAGCTCGCCGGCAACGTGACGCGTGGCGGATTGGTGGAGGTGCCGTTCGGCATCACGGTGCGGGCGCTGGTGGAGGGTTTCGGCGGGGGCTGTGCCAGCGGGCGCCCGATGAAGGCCGTGCAGGTGGGCGGGCCACTCGGCGCGTACCTGCCCGAGTCGCAGTGGGATGCCCCGCTGGCGTACGAGTCGATGGCGGCGATCGGCGCCATGCTTGGCCACGGTGGCGTGGTGGTGTTCGACGACACGGCCGACATGGGCGAGCAGGCGCAGTTCGCGATGGAGTTCTGTGCCCACGAGTCGTGCGGCAAGTGCACCCCCTGCCGGATCGGCTCGACGCGCGGCGCCGAGGTGATCGGCCGCCTGCGCCGCGGTGAGTCGGTCGCGGCCAGTCGCGCGCTCCTCGATGACCTCTGCGAGACGATGGAACTCGGGTCGCTCTGCGCGCTCGGTGGCCTCACCCCGATGCCGGTGCGCAGCGTGCTGCGGTACTTCGGGCACGAGCTCGTGCCTGCCATGCCAGCGCCACTGGGCGAGGAGGTCCCCGCATGA
- a CDS encoding NAD(P)H-dependent oxidoreductase subunit E, with product MRTADDEVDTLRDLLSGAEAGSTPLLPLLQAVKQRVGHVSPGAIRMVAQALNLSRAEVHGVVSFYGDLREAPVGRHVVQVCMAEACQSVGCRALMRHAAQALGVSAGTTTSDGRVHLEAVYCLGNCALGPAVRIGDRVHGAVTPARFDALIAQLGGTA from the coding sequence GTGCGGACGGCAGACGACGAAGTCGACACGCTTCGCGACCTGCTGTCCGGGGCGGAGGCGGGATCGACGCCGCTGCTGCCGCTGCTGCAGGCGGTGAAGCAGCGGGTGGGCCATGTCTCGCCGGGCGCCATCCGCATGGTCGCCCAGGCGCTGAACCTGTCGCGCGCCGAGGTCCACGGTGTGGTGAGCTTCTACGGCGACCTGCGCGAGGCGCCGGTGGGGCGCCACGTCGTCCAGGTCTGCATGGCGGAGGCCTGCCAGTCGGTGGGCTGCCGCGCGCTGATGCGGCACGCCGCGCAGGCGCTCGGCGTGTCGGCCGGCACCACCACGTCCGATGGACGGGTGCACCTCGAGGCGGTGTACTGCCTCGGGAACTGCGCCCTCGGGCCGGCAGTGCGCATCGGCGACCGGGTGCATGGCGCCGTGACACCGGCCCGGTTCGATGCGCTCATCGCCCAGCTCGGAGGCACGGCGTGA
- a CDS encoding FAD-dependent oxidoreductase, with protein MAATDVSNPRYYHKVVDCQWACPAHTNVPGYLRLIGQGRYDDAYMLNRESNVFPGILGRTCDRPCEPACRRGRVDEKPVAICRLKRVAADNRGDIRDRLPARAETKNGKRVALVGAGPSALTVANDLLPLGYDVTIYEKHAQPGGLMRVNIPSFRLPASVLDDECGYVIDQGATVRYGTEVTSLTGLLAEGYDAVFVGSGAPKGTELDLPGRWDAPSQVHIGIEWLANVHFGHLTEIGRRVIIIGVGNTAMDCCRTAKRVGATDVTVGARRGRKHFKASPWELEDAEEEQVHIIENHAPKRLVVEGGVLVGMEFERLSWTEDATGRQSSTVIDTVILPCDAVILAIGQDNAFPWIEQDSGVTFDQRGMPVVDRVTHQSTNPRVFFGGDAAWGPENIIWAVAHGHQAAISIDLHCNQQDVTDRPPVGMTLVSAKVGMHSWAYSNDYDTASRATMRHEELVERFRKIDVEVELGFTPEQAAEEVARCLNCDVQTHFTSTLCIECDACVDVCPTNCLTITTNSSPVDELRLRLSAPATNLAQEIYLSDALPQTKRIMVKDEDVCVHCGLCAERCPTAAWDMRTFDLNLPYAGQVAQR; from the coding sequence ATGGCAGCGACAGACGTCTCCAATCCGCGCTACTACCACAAGGTCGTGGATTGCCAGTGGGCCTGCCCGGCCCACACCAACGTGCCCGGCTACCTCCGGCTGATCGGCCAGGGACGCTACGACGACGCGTACATGCTCAACCGCGAGTCGAACGTCTTTCCCGGGATCCTCGGGCGCACCTGCGACCGTCCCTGCGAGCCGGCCTGCCGGCGCGGGCGGGTGGACGAGAAGCCGGTCGCGATCTGCCGGCTGAAGCGCGTGGCGGCGGACAACCGCGGCGACATCCGCGACCGGCTGCCGGCCCGCGCCGAAACGAAGAACGGCAAGCGCGTCGCGCTGGTGGGGGCCGGACCGTCCGCCCTCACCGTCGCGAACGACCTCCTGCCGCTCGGCTACGACGTCACGATCTACGAGAAGCACGCGCAGCCGGGCGGGTTGATGCGCGTCAACATCCCGTCGTTCCGCCTGCCCGCGAGCGTGCTCGATGACGAGTGCGGCTACGTCATCGACCAGGGCGCGACCGTCCGGTACGGCACCGAGGTCACGAGCCTCACCGGGCTGCTGGCCGAGGGCTACGATGCCGTGTTCGTGGGCAGCGGCGCGCCCAAGGGCACGGAGCTCGACCTGCCGGGCCGGTGGGACGCCCCGTCGCAGGTGCACATCGGCATCGAGTGGCTCGCGAACGTGCACTTCGGCCACCTCACCGAGATCGGCAGGCGGGTGATCATCATCGGTGTGGGCAACACCGCGATGGACTGCTGCCGCACCGCGAAGCGCGTCGGCGCGACCGACGTGACCGTCGGGGCGCGCCGCGGCCGCAAGCACTTCAAGGCCTCGCCGTGGGAGCTCGAGGATGCCGAGGAGGAGCAGGTCCACATCATCGAGAACCACGCCCCGAAGCGGCTGGTGGTGGAGGGTGGTGTGCTGGTCGGCATGGAGTTCGAGCGGCTGTCGTGGACCGAGGATGCCACCGGCAGGCAGTCGAGCACCGTGATCGACACCGTGATCCTGCCCTGCGACGCCGTCATCCTCGCCATCGGGCAGGACAACGCCTTCCCCTGGATCGAGCAGGACTCGGGCGTGACGTTCGACCAGCGCGGCATGCCGGTGGTGGACCGGGTCACGCACCAGAGCACGAACCCGCGCGTGTTCTTCGGCGGTGACGCGGCGTGGGGCCCGGAAAACATCATCTGGGCCGTGGCGCACGGGCACCAGGCCGCGATCTCGATCGACCTCCACTGCAACCAGCAGGACGTGACCGACCGGCCGCCGGTGGGCATGACGCTCGTGAGTGCCAAGGTCGGCATGCACAGCTGGGCCTACTCCAACGACTACGACACCGCCTCGCGCGCGACCATGCGGCACGAGGAGCTGGTGGAGCGCTTCCGCAAGATCGACGTCGAGGTGGAGCTTGGCTTCACGCCGGAGCAGGCCGCCGAGGAGGTGGCCCGCTGCCTCAACTGCGACGTGCAGACGCACTTCACGTCGACGCTCTGCATCGAGTGCGACGCCTGCGTGGACGTCTGCCCGACGAACTGCCTCACCATCACCACCAACAGCAGCCCGGTCGACGAGCTGCGCCTGCGGCTCTCGGCGCCCGCCACGAACCTCGCGCAGGAGATCTACCTCTCGGATGCGCTGCCGCAGACCAAGCGCATCATGGTGAAGGACGAGGACGTCTGCGTGCACTGCGGGCTCTGCGCCGAGCGCTGCCCGACGGCGGCGTGGGACATGCGCACCTTCGACCTCAACCTCCCCTACGCCGGACAGGTGGCGCAGCGATGA
- a CDS encoding 2-oxoacid:acceptor oxidoreductase subunit alpha has protein sequence MSGINDFAFKIGTVNGTGSASANALLMQAIFRMGIPVTGKNIFPSNIQGLPTWYEIRVSRDGYTARPSAVDLVVALNPSTYAKDVATVRPGGYLLYDSTWPLDPDLVREGITILGIPFGQLCVDAFEGDRDRTLLRNIAYAGSLAALLGIDMEIVGGMLTEKYGKKPKLMASNQKAIQLGYGYAMEHFACPLPFHLAKMDATADSILIDGNTASALGCVFAGATVGAWYPITPATALMEAFKGFCEKYRVDPETGMHNYAILQAEDEIAAAGIVIGAGWAGARSFTNTSGPGISLMQEFIGLAYYTDIPAVFFDVQRCGPATGMPTRTQQADLMTLAYASHGDTKHIVLFPADPHEAFGMAVESFDLAERFQTPVFVASDLDIGMNDWMVKRLTWDDRYRPDRGKVLDAAALEALPRFSRYADVDGDGIAARTLPGVSPKGAYFVRGSGHDKHAAYTEDSDAYLEVVDRLKRKFAHAATMVPAPAIHSHGPADVGLVTIGGCDAAVREAADILRAQGIAADVMRIRAFPFGEAVREFIAGHERVFVIEQNRDAQLRSLLTIELSVDPNTLTSILDYGGMPLTAKVVVDAVSAHLAGVTA, from the coding sequence ATGAGCGGGATCAACGACTTCGCGTTCAAGATCGGCACCGTCAACGGCACCGGCTCGGCCAGCGCCAATGCGCTGCTGATGCAGGCGATCTTCCGGATGGGCATCCCGGTCACGGGCAAGAACATCTTCCCCTCCAACATCCAGGGGCTGCCCACCTGGTACGAGATCCGGGTGAGCCGTGACGGCTACACGGCGCGCCCCTCGGCGGTGGACCTGGTGGTCGCACTCAACCCGTCCACCTACGCCAAGGACGTGGCCACGGTGCGGCCCGGCGGCTACCTGCTCTACGACTCGACCTGGCCGCTGGACCCGGACCTGGTGCGCGAGGGGATCACGATCCTCGGCATCCCCTTCGGCCAGCTCTGCGTGGATGCGTTCGAGGGCGACCGTGACCGCACCCTGCTGCGCAACATCGCGTATGCGGGCTCGCTGGCGGCGCTGCTCGGCATCGACATGGAGATCGTCGGCGGGATGCTGACGGAGAAGTATGGCAAGAAGCCGAAGCTGATGGCCTCGAACCAGAAGGCGATCCAGCTCGGCTACGGCTACGCGATGGAGCACTTCGCCTGCCCGCTGCCGTTCCACCTGGCGAAGATGGATGCCACGGCGGACTCGATCCTGATCGACGGCAACACGGCGAGTGCGCTCGGCTGCGTGTTCGCGGGGGCGACGGTCGGTGCGTGGTACCCGATCACGCCGGCGACCGCGCTGATGGAGGCGTTCAAGGGGTTCTGCGAGAAGTACCGGGTGGACCCCGAGACGGGGATGCACAACTATGCCATCCTGCAGGCCGAGGACGAGATCGCGGCGGCCGGGATCGTGATCGGGGCCGGCTGGGCGGGGGCGCGCTCGTTCACGAACACCTCCGGCCCCGGCATCTCGCTGATGCAGGAGTTCATCGGGCTCGCCTACTACACCGACATCCCGGCCGTCTTCTTCGACGTGCAGCGCTGCGGGCCGGCCACCGGCATGCCGACGCGCACGCAGCAGGCCGACCTGATGACGCTGGCCTACGCCTCGCACGGCGACACGAAGCACATCGTGCTCTTCCCCGCCGACCCGCACGAGGCGTTCGGCATGGCCGTCGAGAGCTTCGACCTCGCCGAGCGGTTCCAGACGCCGGTCTTCGTGGCATCGGACCTGGACATCGGCATGAACGACTGGATGGTCAAGCGGCTCACCTGGGACGACCGCTACCGTCCCGACCGCGGCAAGGTGCTCGACGCGGCGGCCCTCGAGGCACTCCCGCGCTTCTCGCGCTACGCCGACGTGGATGGCGACGGCATCGCGGCGCGCACCCTGCCCGGCGTCTCACCGAAGGGCGCCTACTTCGTGCGCGGCTCGGGCCACGACAAGCACGCCGCCTACACCGAGGACTCCGACGCCTACCTCGAGGTGGTGGACCGCCTGAAGCGCAAGTTCGCGCACGCGGCCACGATGGTGCCGGCGCCCGCGATCCACTCGCACGGCCCCGCCGACGTGGGCCTGGTGACGATCGGCGGCTGCGACGCCGCCGTGCGCGAGGCCGCCGACATCCTCCGGGCGCAGGGCATCGCGGCCGACGTGATGCGCATCCGGGCGTTCCCGTTCGGCGAGGCGGTGCGCGAGTTCATCGCCGGCCACGAGCGCGTCTTCGTGATCGAGCAGAACCGCGACGCGCAGCTCCGGTCGCTGCTCACGATCGAGCTCTCGGTCGACCCCAACACCCTCACCTCGATCCTCGACTACGGCGGCATGCCGCTCACCGCGAAGGTGGTGGTGGATGCCGTCAGTGCACACCTGGCCGGAGTGACCGCATGA
- the rocD gene encoding ornithine--oxo-acid transaminase yields MLSATDTFIEREEAWGAHNYHPLDLVIESARGAWVTDVEGNRYLDCLSAYSAVNQGHCHPRLLKTFTEQAARVTLTSRAFRNGQLGAFCEELATLCGMEMVLPMNTGAEAVETAIKAARRWGYTTKAIPDGQARIIAFENNFHGRTTTIVGFSSEPAYRAHFGPFAPGFVLVPFGDIEAVRAAMTADTCAVLLEPIQCEAGVLLPPDGFLAAVRELCTERNVLMIADEIQTGLGRTGRMFACDHDGVTPDMYILGKALSGGFYPVSAVVSRRDVLGVFGPGSHGSTFGGNPLGCAVAREALQVLQDEQLVERSADLGAWLLAQVRTIVDPRIRAVRGRGLMVAIELGEPARPFCEALKARGVLCKETHDFVIRLSPPLVVSQADLAWAVEQLRAVFGD; encoded by the coding sequence ATGCTCTCGGCAACCGACACGTTCATCGAGCGTGAGGAGGCGTGGGGCGCGCACAACTACCACCCGCTGGATCTCGTCATCGAGTCGGCGCGCGGCGCCTGGGTCACCGATGTTGAGGGCAACCGGTACCTCGACTGCCTGAGCGCCTATTCGGCCGTGAACCAGGGGCACTGCCATCCGCGGCTCCTGAAGACCTTCACCGAACAGGCCGCCCGTGTCACGCTCACGTCGCGCGCCTTCCGCAACGGGCAACTCGGCGCGTTCTGCGAGGAGCTGGCCACCCTCTGCGGCATGGAAATGGTGCTCCCCATGAACACCGGCGCCGAGGCCGTCGAGACGGCCATCAAGGCCGCCCGGCGGTGGGGGTACACGACGAAGGCGATCCCCGACGGACAGGCCCGGATCATCGCCTTCGAGAACAACTTCCACGGTCGCACCACCACCATCGTCGGCTTCTCGTCGGAGCCGGCCTACCGCGCGCACTTCGGCCCCTTCGCGCCTGGCTTCGTGCTGGTGCCGTTCGGTGACATCGAGGCCGTGCGCGCGGCCATGACCGCCGACACCTGCGCCGTGCTGCTGGAGCCCATCCAGTGCGAGGCCGGCGTGCTGCTGCCACCGGACGGCTTCCTGGCGGCGGTGCGGGAGCTCTGCACCGAGCGGAACGTCCTGATGATCGCCGACGAGATCCAGACCGGTCTCGGTCGCACTGGCCGCATGTTCGCCTGCGACCACGATGGCGTGACGCCGGACATGTACATCCTCGGCAAGGCGCTGTCGGGGGGCTTCTATCCCGTCTCGGCCGTGGTGTCGCGTCGCGACGTCCTCGGCGTGTTCGGCCCCGGCTCCCACGGCAGCACCTTCGGCGGCAACCCGCTCGGCTGTGCCGTGGCCCGGGAGGCGCTGCAGGTGCTGCAGGACGAACAGCTCGTCGAGCGCTCGGCCGACCTTGGCGCGTGGCTCCTGGCGCAGGTCCGCACGATCGTGGACCCGCGGATCCGTGCCGTGCGCGGGCGCGGCCTGATGGTCGCGATCGAGCTCGGCGAGCCGGCGCGACCGTTCTGCGAGGCGCTCAAGGCCCGCGGCGTGCTGTGCAAGGAGACCCACGACTTCGTGATCCGACTCTCGCCGCCGCTGGTCGTCTCCCAGGCTGACCTGGCCTGGGCCGTGGAGCAACTCCGGGCCGTGTTCGGGGACTGA
- the rocF gene encoding arginase: MTYLAGNDTHRTALLERAAPRDTAPLTVQLVGVPMDLGASRRGVDMGPSAMRLSTLTPLLERLGLQVHDAGNVPVPDRSAIGSTLHARLEAIRIVCAELAGRTAAAVRAGVQPIVIGGDHSLAAGSVAGTATALAERGARTGLIWLDAHADLNTPASSLTGNIHGMPVAHLLGMGDARMSRLASVFPAIRPEHLVYVGLRDVDEAEKTMIRELGLHAFTMRDIDERGLRSVMEEAVTIATSGTGGVHVSCDADWIDPGEAPGVGTPVRGGATLREAHLAMEIIHDSGAMVAMDLVEINPILDRQNHTAELAAELIASAFGRRTL; this comes from the coding sequence ATGACGTATCTCGCCGGAAACGACACGCACCGCACCGCCCTGCTCGAGCGCGCGGCCCCTCGCGATACCGCACCGCTGACGGTCCAGCTCGTCGGCGTCCCGATGGACCTGGGCGCCAGCCGCCGCGGCGTGGACATGGGGCCCTCGGCCATGCGGCTCTCGACCCTCACGCCGCTCCTCGAGCGCCTCGGGCTCCAGGTGCACGACGCCGGCAACGTGCCGGTGCCGGACCGCAGCGCCATCGGCAGCACCCTCCACGCCCGGCTCGAGGCCATCCGGATCGTGTGCGCGGAGCTGGCCGGTCGCACCGCCGCCGCCGTCCGGGCCGGCGTGCAGCCGATCGTGATCGGCGGCGACCACTCGCTGGCCGCTGGCTCCGTCGCCGGCACCGCGACGGCGCTGGCCGAGCGTGGCGCGCGAACCGGACTGATCTGGCTGGATGCCCACGCCGACCTCAACACCCCCGCCTCCAGCCTCACCGGCAACATCCACGGCATGCCCGTGGCGCACCTGCTCGGCATGGGGGACGCGCGCATGTCCCGGCTGGCCTCGGTCTTCCCGGCCATCCGCCCCGAGCACCTCGTCTACGTTGGCCTGCGCGACGTCGATGAGGCCGAGAAGACGATGATCCGCGAGCTCGGCCTGCACGCCTTCACCATGCGCGACATCGATGAGCGCGGCCTGCGTTCGGTGATGGAGGAGGCGGTCACGATCGCCACCAGCGGCACCGGCGGCGTGCACGTCTCCTGCGACGCCGACTGGATCGACCCCGGTGAGGCCCCTGGCGTCGGCACGCCCGTGCGCGGCGGCGCCACCCTGCGCGAGGCCCACCTCGCCATGGAGATCATCCATGACTCGGGCGCCATGGTCGCCATGGACCTCGTGGAGATCAACCCCATTCTCGACCGGCAGAACCACACCGCCGAACTGGCCGCGGAGCTCATCGCGAGCGCCTTCGGCCGCCGCACCCTCTGA